The DNA region AGGTGTTAATAATATATTTAACAAGATGGACAATGACGTATATATTGAGCCGACCTTTTATTATGCAGGTGTTACCATAAGCTATTAATTGTCGTAGCTTAATCTGTTAAAAGGAGATTTTATATGGCGCAAAAGATGGCAAGATATTTTATCACCGCCGCATTATTTTTCCTGATCCTAGGATGTTTGGAAGGAATAATGTTTCCGACAAAAATGTATTTCAAAAGGTTTTACTCCACCTTTATGCATATCCCACCGGAGTATTTGAAACCATTTTTTGTTGATTTTGTTAAAAAGATTCATACACATATCAACCTTATCGGATGGGTGAGCTCTGCACTTATGGGCATTTTGTATTATCTCGTTCCCAAGATACAGGGGGATGAAAGATACCGTGTGTGGGCATGTTATGCCAACCTCTGGTGTCATATTGCAGGGATTGTTCTTTTTTGCGCGGGTTTCCATCTCATAGGATCGTTCGGGCTTGCAACCGGTTTTGCCCATGGAACTACTGAGTTCAGAAAGGCCGTGACTCCTTTCAAATCCATTGTCATAACAGGTGGCTTATTGATTATCACATCTGCTTTTCTTTTTTCGTATAATATTATCAGAACCCTTTATGGAAAGGGCAAACCCATATAGTTTAAAGAAAGGAAATAAAATTTATGAAGAACTACATTAAAAACATCAATTCGATGGCACTTGCTTTTTTGTTCATCATGGTCACAGGGTTGGTTCTATTATCCTCCCAAACGGCTGAAGCAAAGCGAAAAATAGCCCCAGAGAAAATAAAAGCAATCATGGTTGGCGACCGGCTGGTAGATGTTGCTTTTAACCTGGGGGTTCTCCCCGAGGCCATGTCCGTGCGTTGCTCCATGTGGCCATTGTGCAAGGAACTCATAAATACTTCCCAGATACTGGGTTGCCCAAAATGCATAGTCGACAAAAACCCATCCATCGTTTCAAACACGGCAAAAAAACGAGGCATCAAGCGAATTATTATCGAGAAGCATCCAAATTTCTGTATTTACAAACCAAAGGTCAAGCCGGCCAATGTCGTTCCCCTGCTGGAAGGAAAAGGCCTGACCATCGAGTATGTTGATTTTTCTGATGGCTTAGAATCGGCCATCAGGCAGACGGCTAAATTGCTTGGATGTCAGTCTAAAGCCGATTCCTTGATCGATCGCTACAACAAAGCTATGGCAAAGGCTAAAAAAGGTTTGCCCAAGGCAAAATTGGGTAAAAAGGTGGTCATTATCAGCGGAACTTATCAAAGCGCTACGGGCAAGACTTTTCTGAGAGTCGAGATGCCCGGGGGCTATTCGGATCGTTTCCTGCTCGATCCAATCGGCTGTATAAACGTGGGTGACGTTCTTAAATCGGAAACCAAAAAGGTGGATAAAGGCCATTTTCTAATCAGAAAGCTGAACGCCCTGGCAAAAGCCAAACCTGATGTTATTGTCATGACAGGAAATCCTTTTGCAGTACAAAAGGCTCTTGCTGCCGCGGTGAAAGCAAATCCGGCTATGGCCAACGTGCCGGCCATCAAAAACACGGCCATTTACAGCTTGCCCTTTTATGCGGATTCAAGCGTGATCGAATATCCGTCTATTCTGCGGCAATGGACAGACGCCCTGTCGAACTGAACAATCGATGTCCAAATATTCACCGGTAAAAGAAGATATTGTTCGTCAGGACGTAAATCACGATGAGCACGAACCACAAGGAACATAAAGATTGTCTGGCCCCAAGTCCTATACTTGATTATGAATCGTCCTTAATGCAGGGAGTCCTTTCCGACCTGAAAAAAGCGGGCGGCATTATAGACCAGAGAATAGCAGCATATTTATTTGTTCGGGATAGTATTGTCTTTGGTTATAATTCCGATAGAGATTCTATTTCCGCTTCACAGGCGCTACGCGATGGAATCGGCCACTGCAATACAAAGAGCACCTTGCTTGGCGCTTTACTGCGCGGGCTGGGGGTCCCTTGTCGTTTCCATTTCTTCTGGATTGATAAAAAGGTTCAGCAGGGAATATTTCCTAAGCACATCTATGAGCATCATATCAAAGACGGAGTGCTTCATGCCTGGGTGGAAGCATTCACTGGTGAGCGCTGGGCTACACTTGAGGGTGTAATATTGGATCAGAAATATCTTGATTCGGCCCGAAAACTATTTCCAGAAACCAAA from Caldisericota bacterium includes:
- a CDS encoding cbb3-type cytochrome c oxidase subunit I, with product MARYFITAALFFLILGCLEGIMFPTKMYFKRFYSTFMHIPPEYLKPFFVDFVKKIHTHINLIGWVSSALMGILYYLVPKIQGDERYRVWACYANLWCHIAGIVLFCAGFHLIGSFGLATGFAHGTTEFRKAVTPFKSIVITGGLLIITSAFLFSYNIIRTLYGKGKPI
- a CDS encoding ABC transporter substrate-binding protein yields the protein MKNYIKNINSMALAFLFIMVTGLVLLSSQTAEAKRKIAPEKIKAIMVGDRLVDVAFNLGVLPEAMSVRCSMWPLCKELINTSQILGCPKCIVDKNPSIVSNTAKKRGIKRIIIEKHPNFCIYKPKVKPANVVPLLEGKGLTIEYVDFSDGLESAIRQTAKLLGCQSKADSLIDRYNKAMAKAKKGLPKAKLGKKVVIISGTYQSATGKTFLRVEMPGGYSDRFLLDPIGCINVGDVLKSETKKVDKGHFLIRKLNALAKAKPDVIVMTGNPFAVQKALAAAVKANPAMANVPAIKNTAIYSLPFYADSSVIEYPSILRQWTDALSN
- a CDS encoding transglutaminase domain-containing protein, with the translated sequence MSTNHKEHKDCLAPSPILDYESSLMQGVLSDLKKAGGIIDQRIAAYLFVRDSIVFGYNSDRDSISASQALRDGIGHCNTKSTLLGALLRGLGVPCRFHFFWIDKKVQQGIFPKHIYEHHIKDGVLHAWVEAFTGERWATLEGVILDQKYLDSARKLFPETKKFEGWGISCQDLSTVSTDWDGEGDTFIQKDSIVKDFGIFNSPDDYYEKHGDNLSNMNPVKRFIYRYLISKTLTRRAEKFRLGKEP